The Sulfitobacter donghicola DSW-25 = KCTC 12864 = JCM 14565 genome has a segment encoding these proteins:
- the cobJ gene encoding precorrin-3B C(17)-methyltransferase has product MSGWISIVGLGPGRESLVTPEVRDVVAQATDVIGYIPYVKRIEPREGLNLHATDNRVEIDRATHALQLAKSGARVVVVSSGDPGVFAMASAVFEALEAQPEFEGVEITVQPGITAMLAAAAAAGAPLGHDFCAINLSDNLKPWSVIEHRLRMASRADFAMAFYNPRSKSRPHQFGEALEILRSECGPDRLITFARNVSHPDQRLNTVTLGEATEDMADMRTVVLVGNSATRRVGPYVYTPRSAL; this is encoded by the coding sequence ATGAGCGGCTGGATTTCAATTGTAGGCCTAGGGCCGGGGCGGGAATCTTTGGTAACGCCTGAAGTCCGCGATGTCGTGGCGCAGGCGACGGATGTGATCGGCTATATCCCTTACGTAAAACGTATCGAGCCGCGCGAAGGGTTAAACCTTCATGCCACTGATAACCGTGTTGAGATCGACCGCGCGACACATGCGCTTCAACTGGCCAAAAGCGGCGCGCGGGTTGTGGTTGTTTCCTCGGGGGATCCTGGTGTGTTTGCGATGGCCTCAGCCGTTTTTGAGGCCCTAGAGGCGCAGCCCGAATTTGAAGGCGTTGAGATCACAGTTCAACCTGGGATCACGGCCATGCTCGCCGCTGCCGCTGCCGCTGGTGCGCCTTTGGGCCATGATTTTTGCGCGATCAACCTTAGTGATAATCTAAAACCTTGGAGCGTGATTGAGCATCGCTTGCGCATGGCCTCGCGCGCGGATTTTGCGATGGCCTTTTACAATCCCCGTTCCAAATCCCGCCCCCATCAGTTCGGCGAAGCATTAGAGATATTGCGCAGCGAATGTGGGCCGGATCGCCTGATCACGTTTGCCCGAAATGTCAGTCACCCAGATCAGCGGCTGAACACGGTCACGTTGGGCGAAGCCACCGAAGATATGGCGGACATGCGAACGGTTGTGTTGGTGGGCAACTCGGCAACACGGCGGGTGGGGCCTTATGTCTACACGCCACGTTCGGCGCTATGA
- a CDS encoding bifunctional cobalt-precorrin-7 (C(5))-methyltransferase/cobalt-precorrin-6B (C(15))-methyltransferase translates to MSDPWLSIIGLNEDSLDGLSPASRAALEDADIVFGGPRHLELAQVGAKGQAWPIPFSTVPVLEHRGQKVAVLASGDPFWHGAGGSLVRDLKQGEWRAFPAPSTFTLAASVLGWRMEDITCHGLHAAPLARLRGVLSPYGRMICLMRDGDAPAELAQWLCDEGAGAATLTVMECLGGPRERLRAVQADGFDLSDIVAPVAVAVALPAKVGISRASGLPDDSFANDGQITKRPVRALTLSALAPRGGELLWDIGAGSGSISIEWCLAGGRAIAFEQHTERSANIVQNIDDFGLSHRMTCITGIAAEAILDQETPDAVFIGGGARKPLLEKLYGLLPAGTRLVANGVTLETEALLAQEHAAKGGALMRFDIAQATPLGPMRGWNASRPIVQWSVTL, encoded by the coding sequence ATGTCTGATCCTTGGCTGAGCATTATTGGTCTCAACGAGGATAGCTTGGACGGGCTATCCCCTGCAAGCCGTGCCGCGCTAGAGGATGCCGATATTGTATTTGGCGGGCCCCGCCATCTTGAGCTAGCGCAGGTTGGCGCAAAAGGGCAGGCTTGGCCGATCCCGTTTTCCACGGTGCCGGTTCTGGAACATCGTGGGCAAAAAGTGGCCGTTCTGGCCTCGGGCGATCCGTTTTGGCACGGAGCAGGGGGGAGCCTTGTCCGTGATCTAAAGCAGGGCGAGTGGCGCGCATTCCCTGCACCTTCAACATTTACTCTGGCCGCCTCGGTGCTGGGCTGGAGGATGGAAGACATAACCTGCCACGGCCTACATGCCGCCCCCCTCGCGCGGTTGCGCGGGGTTCTTTCACCATATGGTCGTATGATCTGCCTTATGCGGGACGGGGATGCGCCTGCTGAACTTGCGCAATGGCTTTGCGATGAGGGCGCAGGGGCGGCGACCCTGACTGTGATGGAATGTTTGGGAGGTCCGCGCGAAAGACTACGCGCGGTTCAGGCGGATGGGTTCGATCTGTCTGATATTGTTGCGCCGGTTGCTGTGGCCGTTGCCTTGCCCGCGAAGGTTGGCATCTCACGGGCATCGGGCCTGCCAGACGACAGCTTTGCCAATGACGGGCAGATTACAAAACGCCCAGTTCGCGCATTGACCCTCAGCGCGCTTGCCCCACGGGGGGGAGAGCTTCTTTGGGATATCGGGGCGGGTTCTGGTTCGATCTCAATCGAATGGTGTCTGGCTGGTGGACGGGCAATTGCGTTTGAGCAGCATACTGAACGGTCGGCCAACATCGTCCAAAACATTGATGACTTTGGTCTGTCGCATCGCATGACGTGCATCACGGGTATCGCGGCCGAGGCAATTTTGGATCAAGAAACACCTGATGCAGTTTTCATTGGGGGTGGCGCAAGAAAGCCCTTGTTAGAGAAACTTTATGGGCTTCTTCCTGCTGGTACACGCCTTGTTGCGAATGGTGTTACACTAGAAACCGAAGCGCTGCTTGCGCAGGAACATGCGGCAAAAGGCGGAGCCTTGATGCGGTTTGACATCGCTCAGGCGACGCCGTTGGGGCCAATGCGCGGGTGGAATGCCTCGCGACCCATTGTGCAATGGAGTGTGACACTATGA
- the cobA gene encoding uroporphyrinogen-III C-methyltransferase, translated as MTGFVSFVSSGPGDPELLTVKAVKRLETADVILFDDLSSGPILDLARADADLIGVGKRAGRPSPKQDHVSRTLVEYAEAGLQVVRLKSGDSGMFGRLEEEITALREAGIPFDIVPGVTSASAAAAVAGIPLTRRLTARRVQFITGADVTGDLPPDVNMAALADPLATTVVYMGKRTFAGLAARLIEHGLPADTPAMLAEAVSTPAQRVERYTISTLAKHLEATETSTPALIFYGPLAEQEG; from the coding sequence ATGACAGGTTTCGTTTCATTTGTTTCCTCGGGTCCAGGTGATCCGGAATTGCTGACGGTAAAGGCGGTGAAACGTCTTGAGACGGCGGATGTCATTTTGTTTGATGACCTCTCGTCTGGCCCTATCCTTGATCTGGCGCGCGCCGATGCTGACCTGATCGGCGTTGGAAAACGCGCTGGCCGCCCATCGCCAAAGCAAGATCACGTGAGCCGGACCTTGGTCGAATATGCCGAGGCAGGGTTGCAGGTGGTGCGTCTGAAATCGGGCGATAGCGGCATGTTCGGACGCCTCGAAGAAGAGATCACAGCGCTGCGTGAAGCAGGTATACCGTTTGATATTGTGCCGGGTGTTACCAGCGCGTCCGCGGCAGCGGCCGTAGCGGGCATACCGCTCACCCGCCGCCTCACGGCGCGGCGGGTTCAATTTATCACGGGCGCCGATGTTACGGGCGATTTGCCACCTGACGTGAATATGGCAGCACTTGCCGATCCGTTGGCGACCACGGTTGTCTATATGGGTAAACGCACTTTCGCTGGCCTAGCGGCTCGGTTGATCGAACACGGCCTTCCTGCGGATACGCCTGCAATGCTGGCCGAGGCGGTATCGACCCCAGCCCAGCGGGTCGAACGGTATACGATCTCCACCTTGGCTAAACATCTGGAAGCGACTGAGACCTCAACGCCAGCGCTGATTTTCTATGGCCCCCTTGCGGAGCAAGAGGGGTGA
- a CDS encoding cobalamin biosynthesis protein — protein sequence MRVAGFGFRSGASMASLQDALLRALKEAGGEPIQALVTESAKSRASVFKELAQTMSLPGLGVRTEDMGQMITPTQSQRVLDQFGTGSLCEAAALVAAGPNAQLIAARVISGDGMATAAIADVKEE from the coding sequence ATGAGAGTCGCAGGTTTTGGATTTCGCAGCGGCGCTTCTATGGCCTCTTTGCAGGACGCCCTTTTGCGTGCCCTGAAAGAAGCAGGAGGCGAGCCGATTCAGGCGCTGGTAACCGAAAGTGCGAAATCACGCGCGTCGGTCTTCAAAGAGCTTGCCCAAACGATGAGCCTACCGGGGTTGGGGGTTCGCACCGAAGATATGGGCCAAATGATAACGCCAACCCAATCTCAAAGAGTGCTGGATCAATTTGGCACTGGTAGTTTATGCGAAGCAGCGGCATTGGTGGCCGCAGGCCCGAATGCGCAGCTGATTGCAGCGCGGGTGATCTCGGGCGATGGTATGGCAACAGCGGCGATAGCTGATGTGAAAGAGGAATAG
- a CDS encoding precorrin-8X methylmutase: MPHTYITDGAEIYRQSFATIRAEASLGRFTPEEEIVAVRMIHAAGMVGLEEFVHFSPNMAIAARAALEDGAPILCDAYMVSEGVTRKRLPRENEVICTLRDPRVPDMAKEMSNTRSAAALELWRPHLEGALVAIGNAPTALFHLLNMLEDPDCPRPAAIIGCPVGFIGAAESKDALMAAPPVPSMIVKGRLGGSAMTVAAINALASRVE, encoded by the coding sequence ATGCCCCATACCTATATCACAGACGGCGCCGAGATTTACCGCCAGTCCTTTGCCACCATCCGCGCCGAAGCGTCATTGGGTCGGTTCACCCCCGAAGAAGAAATCGTGGCTGTTCGGATGATCCACGCTGCTGGGATGGTGGGCCTAGAAGAGTTCGTCCACTTTAGCCCGAATATGGCGATCGCGGCACGCGCTGCGTTAGAGGACGGCGCGCCGATCTTGTGTGACGCCTATATGGTGAGCGAAGGTGTGACGCGGAAACGTCTGCCGCGGGAGAACGAAGTGATCTGCACCCTGCGTGACCCACGTGTACCTGACATGGCCAAAGAGATGTCCAATACCCGCTCAGCTGCAGCGCTAGAGCTTTGGCGCCCACATCTTGAAGGTGCTCTTGTGGCGATTGGCAACGCGCCAACCGCCTTGTTTCACCTGCTAAACATGCTGGAAGATCCCGACTGCCCGCGCCCAGCGGCGATTATCGGCTGCCCTGTTGGTTTCATCGGCGCCGCAGAAAGCAAAGACGCGCTTATGGCCGCACCACCGGTGCCCTCAATGATTGTTAAAGGTCGCCTTGGCGGATCGGCCATGACGGTTGCCGCGATTAACGCACTTGCCAGCAGGGTGGAATAA
- the cobM gene encoding precorrin-4 C(11)-methyltransferase — MTVHFIGAGPGAADLITLRGRDLIAACPVCLYAGSLVPEGILEHCPEGAHIVNTARLSLDEIMEEIAAAHAKGQDVARIHSGDLSIWSAMGEQLRRLRALDIPYDVTPGVPSFAAAAATLASELTLPGVVQSVVLTRTSGRATAMPEGETLANFAATGATLAIHLSVHVLDRVVEELTPHYGPDCPVAVVWRASWPDERVVRATLSTLQTAVGEEMARTALILVGHAIGAEEFGESRLYAGDYDRRFRPVGTSPRFPEAE, encoded by the coding sequence GTGACAGTACATTTCATAGGTGCAGGCCCCGGAGCGGCCGATCTGATTACGCTACGCGGGCGTGACCTCATCGCGGCATGCCCTGTTTGCCTTTATGCAGGGTCTTTGGTGCCGGAAGGTATTCTGGAACATTGCCCAGAGGGTGCGCATATCGTGAATACTGCGCGCCTTTCGTTGGATGAAATCATGGAAGAAATCGCAGCGGCTCATGCCAAAGGCCAAGATGTTGCGCGCATTCATTCCGGTGATCTTTCGATCTGGTCCGCCATGGGGGAACAGCTGCGCCGCCTTCGCGCGTTGGACATTCCCTATGATGTAACCCCCGGTGTTCCCAGCTTTGCCGCTGCGGCTGCCACGCTTGCGTCAGAATTGACGCTGCCCGGTGTTGTCCAATCCGTTGTCCTTACACGCACATCGGGCCGTGCAACGGCAATGCCCGAAGGCGAAACCCTTGCCAATTTTGCAGCAACTGGCGCGACCTTGGCTATTCATCTTTCCGTGCATGTTCTGGATCGAGTGGTTGAAGAGCTCACGCCGCACTATGGGCCTGATTGCCCCGTTGCCGTTGTATGGCGCGCGAGCTGGCCAGACGAACGCGTGGTTCGCGCGACCCTCTCAACCTTGCAAACAGCAGTCGGCGAAGAGATGGCCCGCACGGCTTTGATCTTGGTTGGCCACGCGATTGGCGCCGAGGAATTTGGCGAAAGCAGGCTCTATGCAGGGGATTATGACCGTCGTTTCCGCCCCGTTGGTACCTCCCCTCGTTTTCCGGAGGCCGAATGA
- the cobF gene encoding precorrin-6A synthase (deacetylating), which yields MSIHLTLIGIGTGNPEHLTLQAIRAMNAQDLILIPNKGAGKDDLAQLRRDICDEVITNAETRIAEFELPVRDPSTPDYRKRVDDWHDAIAEVWQAEIDAHGTSKKVALLVWGDPSLYDSTLRIAARLDPAPKIEVIPGITSLQALTAAHATVLNEIGAPFIVTTGRRLRDEGWPSGVDTVAIMLDAGGSFDAINPTGVHIWWGAYVGMKEETIIQGPLSDVAEQINTTREELRADHGWIMDIYLLRKS from the coding sequence ATGAGCATCCATTTGACGCTAATCGGCATCGGTACAGGCAACCCCGAGCACCTGACGCTACAAGCAATCCGCGCCATGAATGCCCAAGACCTGATCCTGATTCCCAACAAAGGGGCAGGGAAAGATGACCTTGCGCAATTGCGCCGCGATATCTGTGACGAAGTCATCACGAATGCAGAAACACGTATAGCCGAATTCGAACTGCCCGTCCGTGACCCCTCTACGCCTGATTACCGCAAGCGGGTTGATGATTGGCATGATGCAATCGCAGAGGTTTGGCAGGCAGAGATTGACGCGCACGGAACATCCAAAAAGGTTGCTCTATTGGTTTGGGGTGACCCGTCACTGTATGACAGCACCCTTCGCATCGCAGCACGCCTAGACCCCGCGCCAAAGATCGAAGTGATCCCTGGTATTACGTCCCTTCAGGCGCTAACGGCTGCGCATGCAACCGTCCTAAATGAAATCGGTGCGCCGTTCATCGTGACCACGGGTCGCCGTTTGCGCGATGAAGGCTGGCCAAGTGGCGTAGATACGGTTGCCATTATGCTGGATGCGGGCGGTTCCTTTGATGCGATTAACCCGACTGGCGTTCACATCTGGTGGGGCGCCTATGTGGGGATGAAAGAAGAAACGATCATCCAAGGGCCACTTAGCGACGTCGCCGAACAGATCAATACCACCCGAGAAGAGCTGCGCGCGGATCACGGGTGGATCATGGATATCTACCTGCTGCGCAAATCCTAG
- a CDS encoding cobalt-precorrin-6A reductase, whose protein sequence is MHVLLLGGTTEASKLAHALKLANIETVFSYAGRTNTPVAQPVPTRIGGFGGIEGLQRFLGESGITHVVDATHPFAAQMSLNAFTACKTLGLPLLRLQRPPWLAQNGDDWIDVADIEAACDALPDTPSRVFLAIGRMHIDLFARKPQHHYLLRLVDEPMHPIALPNHTAIIARGPFDIAGDIKLLRGHGIGHVVAKNAGGAGAVAKIDAARELGLRMIMVARPDLPDSPIAANSDEVLQWLRHSAERGV, encoded by the coding sequence ATGCACGTCCTTCTTTTGGGGGGTACCACCGAGGCCAGCAAGCTGGCCCATGCGCTGAAATTGGCCAATATAGAGACTGTTTTTTCCTACGCTGGGCGAACCAATACGCCTGTGGCGCAACCCGTGCCCACACGGATCGGCGGCTTTGGCGGCATAGAGGGTTTGCAGCGTTTCTTGGGGGAAAGCGGCATAACCCATGTGGTTGATGCAACCCACCCGTTCGCCGCGCAGATGAGCCTGAATGCCTTTACCGCCTGCAAGACGCTTGGTCTTCCGTTGCTGCGCCTGCAACGTCCGCCATGGCTGGCCCAAAACGGCGACGACTGGATTGATGTTGCCGATATTGAGGCCGCGTGCGACGCGCTTCCCGATACACCAAGCAGAGTCTTTCTGGCGATTGGGCGCATGCATATTGATCTGTTTGCGCGAAAACCGCAGCACCATTACCTGCTGCGTTTGGTTGACGAACCTATGCACCCCATCGCCCTGCCCAACCATACGGCCATCATCGCGCGGGGACCGTTCGATATTGCGGGCGATATTAAACTTCTCAGAGGGCATGGCATCGGTCATGTCGTCGCCAAGAACGCTGGCGGCGCAGGGGCGGTTGCCAAGATTGATGCCGCACGCGAGTTGGGGCTGCGCATGATCATGGTCGCGCGCCCTGACTTGCCCGACAGTCCGATCGCTGCGAACAGCGACGAGGTTTTGCAATGGCTGCGTCATAGCGCCGAACGTGGCGTGTAG
- a CDS encoding DUF1636 family protein: protein MKLFVCTTCTKNSQSFLEEVQAALPKLNVEGIDCMSGCTRAQTVAFRSGGKVAYLFGDVTKADIPLLETFSALYDASPDGTFQDARVLGDLRHKAIARIPA from the coding sequence GTGAAACTGTTCGTCTGCACAACATGCACCAAGAACAGCCAAAGCTTTTTGGAAGAGGTGCAAGCGGCTTTGCCCAAGCTGAACGTTGAGGGGATCGATTGTATGTCGGGATGTACACGCGCGCAGACCGTTGCGTTTCGCTCGGGGGGGAAGGTTGCCTATCTGTTTGGTGACGTAACCAAAGCTGATATCCCCTTGTTAGAGACGTTTTCGGCACTTTATGACGCGTCGCCTGATGGGACATTTCAAGATGCTCGGGTGTTAGGGGATCTGCGCCATAAAGCCATCGCAAGGATACCTGCATGA
- the cobI gene encoding precorrin-2 C(20)-methyltransferase, with protein MGKVICAGLGPGDPDLMSVKSDRTVRNAKHVAFFRKKGRAGQARSIVAHMLRDDVVEYPMEYPVTTELHFGSDEYNQLMVDFYEEWADKLEALAKDHEVVVLCEGDPFFYGSFMHLHTRLQGRAEVEVLPAIPGMVGCWNSLQTPFTWGDDVLSVLMGTLPEEDMITHMKRADALVIMKTGRNIPTVRRALQAAGRLDDAWLVEKGTMPQERVAKLSDVADDDCPYFAIVLVHGQGRRPEAAE; from the coding sequence ATGGGCAAAGTGATTTGCGCCGGGCTTGGGCCCGGTGATCCAGACCTGATGAGCGTCAAATCCGATCGCACAGTGCGCAATGCCAAACACGTGGCCTTCTTTCGCAAAAAGGGGCGCGCAGGGCAGGCACGCAGCATCGTTGCGCATATGCTGCGCGATGATGTGGTCGAATACCCGATGGAATATCCGGTGACGACCGAACTCCATTTCGGCTCGGATGAATACAACCAGTTGATGGTCGATTTCTACGAAGAATGGGCGGACAAGCTAGAGGCCTTGGCCAAGGACCATGAAGTTGTCGTGTTGTGTGAGGGTGATCCGTTTTTCTATGGCTCGTTCATGCATCTTCACACCCGTTTGCAAGGGCGTGCCGAGGTCGAAGTGCTGCCTGCTATTCCGGGAATGGTTGGGTGCTGGAACAGTTTGCAAACGCCGTTCACGTGGGGCGATGATGTCCTTAGCGTGCTTATGGGAACCTTGCCCGAAGAGGATATGATCACCCATATGAAACGTGCTGATGCGTTGGTGATTATGAAGACAGGCCGCAACATTCCAACCGTACGCCGCGCCTTGCAGGCCGCTGGGCGTTTGGATGACGCGTGGCTTGTTGAAAAGGGCACCATGCCCCAAGAGCGCGTGGCCAAACTTTCTGATGTTGCGGATGATGATTGCCCCTATTTTGCAATCGTATTGGTCCACGGCCAAGGGCGCCGGCCGGAGGCTGCGGAATGA
- a CDS encoding cobyrinate a,c-diamide synthase translates to MIPSGLMISAPASGTGKTTLMLGLLAAFRKQGVAVQPFKSGPDYIDPAFHTAASGRASFNIDSWSMEAERIEGLVGNADGAELILAEGSMGLFDGVAIKGASGNGASADIAAHMGWPVVLVLDVSGAAQSVAATALGFKMMRPDVTLAGVVLNRVASPRHEALVRVGMEQAGIAVLGVLPRRTEMELPERHLGLVQAGEQENLHEVLDDAASFVSEHVDLDALRSAARGTLDQAPAPRKIIPPGQRIALAQDNAFAFVYPHLLAGWRAAGAEVIPFSPLENQSPDDRADVCWLPGGYPELHAGKLAAATTFKQGLRKFSETRPVHGECGGYMALGAGIVDKEGARHEMTGLLGLETSFAKRKFHLGYRRATLDASIPGAQAGAQLRGHEFHYATIVDEPDTPLAQITDSNGLMVTETGTYRRNEGGGQVSGTFFHLIAEGA, encoded by the coding sequence ATGATACCTTCAGGTTTGATGATTTCCGCCCCCGCGTCGGGGACAGGAAAAACGACATTGATGCTGGGTTTGCTGGCAGCGTTTCGCAAACAAGGCGTCGCGGTCCAGCCCTTCAAAAGCGGACCTGATTACATTGATCCGGCTTTTCATACTGCGGCTTCAGGGCGGGCTTCGTTTAACATCGACAGCTGGTCGATGGAGGCTGAGCGGATCGAAGGGTTGGTTGGCAATGCGGATGGCGCGGAATTGATCCTAGCCGAAGGGTCCATGGGCTTGTTTGACGGTGTGGCAATCAAAGGCGCCTCAGGAAATGGCGCAAGCGCCGATATCGCCGCCCATATGGGATGGCCTGTTGTGCTGGTGCTGGATGTTTCTGGTGCCGCGCAATCGGTTGCGGCAACGGCGCTGGGTTTCAAAATGATGCGGCCCGACGTTACCTTGGCGGGCGTGGTTCTGAACCGCGTTGCATCGCCGCGCCACGAGGCATTGGTGCGTGTTGGGATGGAGCAAGCAGGCATTGCTGTCCTCGGCGTGCTGCCTCGTCGTACCGAGATGGAATTGCCTGAACGCCACCTTGGTCTGGTCCAAGCGGGAGAGCAGGAAAACCTGCATGAGGTTCTGGACGATGCCGCAAGTTTTGTGAGCGAACATGTCGACCTTGATGCGTTGCGCAGCGCGGCGCGCGGAACATTGGATCAGGCTCCTGCACCTAGGAAAATTATCCCTCCGGGGCAGCGCATTGCATTGGCTCAGGATAACGCATTTGCATTTGTTTATCCCCATCTTTTGGCTGGCTGGCGCGCGGCCGGTGCCGAGGTGATCCCATTCTCGCCTCTCGAAAACCAATCTCCAGATGATCGCGCCGACGTTTGCTGGCTACCGGGCGGTTATCCCGAACTTCACGCTGGTAAATTGGCTGCGGCGACCACGTTCAAACAAGGATTGCGCAAGTTTTCCGAAACCCGCCCCGTCCACGGAGAGTGTGGAGGCTATATGGCGCTGGGTGCTGGGATCGTAGACAAGGAAGGTGCGCGCCATGAGATGACTGGGCTGCTTGGCCTTGAAACATCCTTTGCAAAGCGCAAGTTCCACCTTGGCTATCGCCGCGCGACCTTGGATGCATCAATCCCCGGTGCACAAGCTGGCGCACAGCTCAGAGGGCATGAGTTCCACTATGCAACGATTGTGGATGAGCCGGATACACCGCTCGCCCAGATCACCGATAGCAACGGCCTTATGGTCACAGAAACAGGAACCTACCGTCGTAACGAAGGCGGCGGGCAGGTTTCGGGTACGTTTTTCCATCTGATTGCAGAGGGCGCATGA